A single window of Coturnix japonica isolate 7356 chromosome 17, Coturnix japonica 2.1, whole genome shotgun sequence DNA harbors:
- the MRPL41 gene encoding 39S ribosomal protein L41, mitochondrial: MGLLTELGRGLVRGADRMAPFTSKRGPRSYNKGRGAKKMGVLTRNGKFILIKQMVPQFVVPDLAGFKLKPYVSYRAPAGTEPALTARRIFDELVAPRIERDVKDGTYDHNALHKYGYEPTQEGKLFQLFPKNYVR, from the coding sequence ATGGGGCTGCTCACCGAGTTGGGCCGCGGCCTAGTGCGGGGCGCCGACCGCATGGCGCCGTTCACCAGCAAACGGGGCCCTCGCTCCTACAACAAAGGCCGCGGAGCCAAGAAGATGGGAGTGCTGACCCGCAACGGGAAGTTCATCCTCATCAAACAGATGGTGCCGCAGTTCGTCGTACCGGACCTGGCGGGGTTCAAGCTGAAGCCGTACGTGTCGTACCGAGCTCCGGCCGGCACCGAACCGGCACTGACCGCCAGGAGGATCTTTGATGAGCTGGTGGCACCGAGGATCGAGAGGGACGTGAAGGACGGGACGTACGACCACAATGCGCTGCATAAATACGGCTACGAGCCCACACAGGAGGGGAAGCTCTTCCAGCTGTTCCCAAAGAACTACGTGCGATGA